In one window of Flavobacterium ginsengisoli DNA:
- a CDS encoding CBS domain-containing protein, whose protein sequence is MTEITNYITNDFRAIDSQETIASIQDFFIDVNFSHFPILEDGIFIGSISSDDVETFDTDKKAIDYKYALERFFARKSMIWLDVLEVFAKNHTNILPILDENNNYIGYYEMEDIMKFFQETPFLKEPGAIIIVQKGLLDYSMSEVTQIVESNNGKILGCFVSEADTENVQITVKIGLGAINEIIQTYRRYGYEIISEHQEDNYINSLKERSDYLDKYLNI, encoded by the coding sequence ATGACAGAAATTACAAACTATATCACAAACGATTTCAGAGCAATTGACAGTCAGGAAACAATTGCCTCGATTCAGGACTTTTTTATCGATGTAAATTTTTCTCATTTTCCGATTTTAGAAGATGGTATTTTTATTGGAAGCATCTCTTCTGATGATGTTGAAACATTTGACACTGATAAAAAAGCAATTGATTACAAATACGCTTTAGAACGTTTCTTTGCCAGAAAATCGATGATTTGGCTAGATGTTCTAGAGGTTTTTGCAAAAAACCACACGAATATCCTGCCTATTCTTGATGAAAACAATAATTATATAGGATACTACGAAATGGAAGACATCATGAAGTTTTTTCAGGAAACTCCATTTTTAAAAGAACCTGGTGCCATTATTATTGTACAAAAAGGGCTTTTGGATTATTCTATGAGTGAAGTAACTCAAATTGTAGAAAGCAATAATGGTAAAATTTTAGGCTGTTTTGTTTCTGAAGCTGATACAGAAAATGTTCAAATCACTGTAAAAATTGGCTTGGGAGCAATCAACGAAATTATTCAGACGTATAGAAGATATGGTTACGAAATTATTTCAGAGCATCAAGAAGACAACTATATCAATAGCTTAAAAGAGCGATCAGATTATTTAGACAAATATCTCAACATATAA
- a CDS encoding NAD kinase, giving the protein MKIAIYGQYYQNSTEPIIKDIFTFFNTNNVEMVIEENFLNMLYEKQLIKKEYKTFSPSTALDNSFEMLISIGGDGTILRAAAFVRNSGVPLLGINAGRLGFLAKVQKENIDILLQYVIDQNYTTSERTLLGITCEPYNEAFKELNFAMNEVTVSRKDTTSMITVETYLNNEYLNSYWADGLIISTPTGSTGYSLSCGGPILTPDVKSLVITPIAPHNLTARPLVIPDDTEITLRVTGREDQYLVSLDSRISSVKNESILKIKKTDYKIKMVEIPDETFLKTLRNKLLWGEDKRN; this is encoded by the coding sequence ATGAAAATAGCCATTTACGGACAATACTATCAGAATAGCACTGAACCTATTATAAAAGACATCTTCACATTTTTCAATACCAACAACGTCGAAATGGTAATTGAAGAAAATTTCCTGAATATGCTTTATGAAAAACAGCTTATAAAAAAAGAATACAAAACTTTTTCGCCAAGTACTGCTTTAGATAATAGTTTCGAAATGTTGATTAGTATTGGAGGCGACGGAACGATTTTAAGAGCCGCTGCTTTTGTTCGTAATTCTGGAGTACCTTTATTAGGTATAAATGCTGGACGATTAGGTTTTCTTGCCAAAGTTCAGAAAGAAAATATAGATATTTTACTTCAATACGTTATTGATCAAAACTACACCACTTCTGAAAGAACTTTATTAGGAATCACATGCGAACCTTACAACGAAGCTTTTAAAGAACTTAATTTCGCTATGAACGAAGTTACAGTGAGTAGAAAAGATACCACTTCGATGATTACAGTAGAAACCTATTTGAACAACGAATATCTAAATTCTTATTGGGCAGACGGATTAATCATTTCAACGCCAACCGGTTCTACAGGATATTCTTTAAGCTGTGGCGGGCCAATTTTAACGCCAGATGTCAAAAGTTTAGTAATTACGCCAATTGCTCCACATAATTTAACTGCCAGACCTCTTGTTATTCCCGACGATACAGAAATTACTTTGCGCGTAACAGGAAGAGAAGACCAATATTTGGTTTCTTTAGACTCAAGAATTTCTTCGGTAAAAAACGAGTCTATTTTAAAAATTAAAAAAACAGATTACAAAATTAAAATGGTTGAAATACCAGACGAGACTTTCTTAAAAACCTTGAGAAACAAACTGCTCTGGGGAGAAGATAAAAGAAATTAA
- a CDS encoding DUF6089 family protein: MKKIFNLLLCFFPFITLNAQINEIGVFLGGSNFVGDVGKTTYIAPEKLAFGVLYKWNRSPRHAWRFSYTQSNISGNDYKSDETGRNQRGYRFDNDIKELSAGLEFNFFDFNLHDYHTKITPYVFTGLNYFFFNNLYRYTATPNTVYELKNRSSMSIPITLGIKSNISPRFVLVAEVGARYTFTDNIDGSNPNTSNPSIMKFGNLNNNDWYIFSGMTLTYTFGKKPCYCAY; the protein is encoded by the coding sequence ATGAAGAAAATTTTTAATTTATTGTTATGTTTTTTCCCCTTTATTACACTTAATGCTCAGATCAATGAGATTGGTGTTTTTCTTGGCGGAAGCAACTTTGTAGGCGATGTTGGAAAAACAACTTATATCGCTCCAGAAAAATTAGCTTTTGGTGTTCTTTACAAATGGAACAGAAGCCCAAGACACGCATGGAGATTCTCATATACACAGTCAAATATTAGTGGAAACGATTACAAATCTGATGAAACAGGAAGAAATCAAAGAGGCTATCGTTTTGACAATGACATAAAAGAGCTTTCTGCTGGTTTAGAATTTAATTTTTTCGATTTTAATCTGCACGATTATCACACAAAAATAACGCCTTACGTGTTTACTGGTTTAAATTATTTCTTCTTCAATAATCTATACCGATACACTGCAACTCCCAATACCGTATACGAGCTAAAGAACAGAAGTTCTATGTCTATACCTATTACATTAGGTATAAAATCAAATATATCTCCACGTTTTGTTTTAGTTGCCGAAGTTGGTGCACGCTATACATTTACGGATAATATTGACGGAAGCAATCCAAATACAAGCAATCCAAGTATTATGAAATTTGGAAATTTAAATAATAATGACTGGTATATTTTTTCTGGTATGACTTTAACCTATACCTTTGGAAAAAAACCATGCTATTGCGCATACTAA
- the bamA gene encoding outer membrane protein assembly factor BamA produces MGSFSQIKAQERVPFDQGKKYILAKVSVVGKISFNEQTVVTFSGLQKGQEITVPGEEISSAIKKLGKLGLFDEIAFYVNKVENDSIYLDLDIVELPKLNEVKIIGVKKSKIEGLIKDNNLTKNKIVNENLITTTKNYIENKYKKEGFYNTKVTITNTPDSINGHQVNMLVRIDKGDKVKISSIDFTGNKQLTDSQLRAAMKDTKQKNFIRVFKASKFIPEKYKTDLEKVISAYKEKGYRDARIIYDSVQYNKKKNTLAIKINVEEGNKYYFGNIKFLGNTVYSDQLLNRYLGIKKGETYNGVLLEKRIADKSKPDAEDITNLYQNNGYLFSNINAVEVKTVNDTIDFEIRVTEGPIAYFNKITVVGNDKTNDHVIYRELRTKPGEKYSKEQLVRTIREIGQLGFFDPEAIDPKFKNVDAGAGTVDIEYNVVEKGSSQVELQGGYGGGGFIGTLGLSFNNFSARKIFDKEAYKPLPMGDGQKVALRLQGSTYFQTYSLSFSEPWFGGKKPVQFSSSLSYSKQFLNNYITRTVDKSKSFNIFTVQVGLAKRLTVPDDYFVLSQSVSYQHYDLNNYNTGLFTFGNGASRNLAYTIGLSRSNKGVNPIFPTYGSEFSITAKVTPPYSLFNGIDYGDLKNQKEYKSQYTGVNTSDDYGQPLNTGDYIKTDASGKTVSVGSDYASADTDVAKVDQKKYNWLEYYKVKFRGDWYTKVYGKLVLRTLTEFGFLGAYNQERGVIPFERFYLGGDGMANYSMDGRETIQLRGYPNNSLTPVNAAGDAIGATIYNKFSMELRYPITLKASASIFALTFLEAGSSYPTFKDYNPFDLNRSAGAGLRVFMPAFGLLGIDFGYGFDALPGQTKANGWETHFIIGQQF; encoded by the coding sequence TTGGGTAGTTTTTCACAAATTAAAGCACAAGAAAGAGTTCCTTTTGATCAAGGAAAAAAATATATTTTAGCTAAAGTTTCTGTTGTTGGTAAAATAAGCTTCAATGAGCAAACTGTCGTAACCTTTTCAGGACTTCAAAAAGGTCAGGAAATCACTGTTCCTGGAGAAGAAATTAGTAGTGCAATTAAAAAATTAGGCAAGCTAGGTCTTTTCGACGAAATCGCATTCTATGTTAATAAAGTAGAAAACGACAGTATCTATTTAGATTTAGATATTGTTGAACTTCCTAAATTAAATGAGGTTAAAATCATTGGTGTTAAGAAAAGTAAAATAGAAGGCTTAATTAAAGACAATAACCTGACAAAGAACAAAATTGTCAACGAAAACTTAATTACCACTACCAAAAATTACATCGAAAACAAATACAAAAAAGAAGGTTTTTATAACACAAAAGTTACTATTACCAATACTCCCGATAGTATTAACGGACACCAAGTTAATATGCTTGTCCGAATAGATAAAGGAGATAAAGTTAAAATCAGCAGTATTGATTTTACTGGAAACAAACAACTTACAGACAGCCAATTGCGTGCTGCGATGAAAGACACTAAGCAGAAAAATTTCATTCGTGTATTTAAGGCTTCTAAATTTATTCCAGAGAAATACAAAACTGACTTAGAAAAAGTAATCTCTGCCTACAAAGAAAAAGGATATCGCGATGCTCGTATTATCTATGATTCTGTTCAGTATAACAAGAAAAAGAATACTCTAGCAATTAAGATTAATGTAGAAGAAGGTAACAAATATTACTTCGGAAATATTAAATTCTTAGGTAATACAGTTTATTCAGATCAGCTTTTAAATCGTTATTTAGGAATCAAAAAAGGAGAAACTTATAACGGAGTTTTACTAGAAAAAAGAATTGCTGATAAGTCAAAACCAGACGCAGAAGACATTACCAACTTATACCAAAACAACGGTTATTTGTTCTCAAACATTAATGCTGTAGAGGTAAAAACAGTTAACGATACTATTGATTTTGAAATTAGAGTTACTGAAGGTCCTATTGCTTACTTCAACAAAATTACTGTTGTTGGAAACGATAAAACAAATGACCACGTTATTTACCGTGAGTTAAGAACTAAACCAGGTGAAAAATACAGTAAAGAACAATTGGTTAGAACTATCCGTGAGATTGGACAATTAGGTTTCTTTGACCCAGAGGCAATTGATCCTAAATTTAAAAATGTTGATGCCGGAGCTGGAACTGTTGATATTGAATATAACGTAGTCGAAAAAGGATCTAGCCAGGTCGAACTTCAAGGAGGTTATGGCGGTGGAGGTTTCATCGGAACATTAGGTCTTTCGTTTAACAACTTCTCGGCGAGAAAGATTTTTGACAAAGAAGCTTACAAGCCTTTACCAATGGGAGACGGACAAAAAGTTGCTCTACGTTTGCAAGGAAGTACATACTTCCAAACGTATAGTTTATCTTTCTCAGAGCCATGGTTTGGAGGGAAAAAACCTGTACAGTTTAGTTCATCTCTTTCATACAGTAAGCAATTTCTTAACAATTACATCACTCGAACTGTTGATAAAAGCAAAAGTTTTAATATTTTTACAGTACAAGTTGGTTTAGCGAAAAGATTAACTGTGCCAGATGACTACTTTGTACTATCACAATCTGTAAGTTATCAGCACTATGACTTGAACAATTATAATACAGGTTTGTTTACTTTTGGTAACGGAGCCTCAAGAAACTTAGCTTATACTATTGGACTTTCAAGAAGTAATAAAGGGGTAAACCCAATATTCCCAACTTATGGTTCTGAATTTAGTATTACTGCAAAAGTTACGCCTCCATATTCATTATTTAATGGTATTGATTATGGTGATTTGAAAAACCAAAAAGAATACAAATCACAATACACAGGTGTAAATACATCTGATGATTATGGCCAGCCACTTAATACTGGAGATTACATCAAAACAGATGCCTCTGGAAAAACTGTAAGTGTTGGATCAGATTATGCAAGTGCCGATACAGATGTGGCGAAAGTCGATCAGAAAAAATACAACTGGTTAGAATACTATAAAGTTAAATTTAGAGGAGACTGGTATACTAAAGTTTATGGAAAATTAGTATTAAGAACACTTACAGAGTTTGGTTTCTTAGGAGCTTACAATCAAGAAAGAGGTGTAATTCCGTTTGAACGTTTTTACTTAGGAGGTGATGGTATGGCCAACTACTCAATGGATGGTAGAGAAACTATCCAGTTAAGAGGTTATCCAAACAACTCTTTAACCCCTGTAAATGCTGCAGGTGATGCAATTGGAGCAACGATTTACAACAAATTCTCAATGGAATTACGTTACCCAATTACATTAAAAGCATCGGCTTCTATTTTTGCATTAACGTTCCTAGAAGCAGGTTCATCATACCCAACTTTTAAAGATTATAATCCATTCGATTTAAATCGTTCTGCTGGTGCTGGTTTACGTGTATTCATGCCTGCATTTGGTTTATTGGGTATTGACTTTGGTTACGGATTTGACGCTCTTCCAGGACAAACAAAAGCTAATGGATGGGAAACACACTTTATTATTGGACAACAATTTTAG
- the murI gene encoding glutamate racemase, whose amino-acid sequence MINNNPIGVFDSGIGGTSIWSAIHDLLPNEKTIYLADSKNAPYGQKTKEEIVALSKKNVEFLLENNCKLIVVACNTATTNAILELRADYNIPFVGIEPAIKPAATNSQTQVIGILATKGTLNSELFNKTAEMFHNTKIIEQVGHGLVQLIEDGNLYSPEMTQLLESYLQPMIEANIDYLVLGCSHYPYLIPQIKKILPDHIKIIDSGEAVARQTKNLLRDKVGFSESTDHDPIFYVNSDPKVLESILEHKYPVIKKDF is encoded by the coding sequence ATGATAAACAATAATCCTATAGGCGTTTTTGATTCTGGTATTGGCGGAACTTCCATTTGGAGCGCCATTCATGATCTTCTTCCAAATGAAAAAACCATTTATCTAGCTGACAGCAAAAATGCGCCTTATGGACAAAAAACCAAAGAAGAAATTGTTGCGTTAAGTAAAAAAAACGTAGAGTTTTTATTAGAGAATAATTGCAAATTAATTGTCGTTGCTTGCAATACTGCAACTACAAATGCTATACTAGAACTTCGTGCAGATTACAACATTCCATTTGTAGGGATTGAGCCAGCTATTAAACCAGCTGCAACCAATTCTCAAACACAGGTAATTGGAATTTTAGCTACAAAAGGAACACTTAACAGTGAGCTCTTTAATAAAACTGCTGAGATGTTTCACAATACAAAAATCATTGAGCAAGTTGGTCATGGACTTGTACAGCTTATTGAGGATGGCAATTTGTATTCGCCAGAAATGACACAATTATTAGAGTCATACCTTCAGCCTATGATTGAAGCCAATATTGATTATTTGGTTTTAGGATGTAGCCACTACCCTTATTTAATTCCTCAAATAAAAAAAATTCTCCCAGATCATATTAAAATAATAGATTCAGGAGAAGCTGTTGCACGCCAGACAAAAAATCTGCTTCGTGATAAGGTTGGTTTTTCTGAAAGTACAGATCACGATCCAATATTTTATGTAAACTCAGATCCTAAAGTTTTAGAATCAATTTTAGAACATAAATATCCAGTAATCAAAAAAGACTTTTAA
- a CDS encoding aromatic hydrocarbon degradation protein, producing the protein MPQHIKADNRTENRNNFQFSHLAFAFPVTKNSGFSLALRPYSSSVFKISNLELPIADSQESYYVTAQGSGGLNNLDFSYGYRFGKKLTVGVTGTVLFGNTIDDRAFLISNAVTTIHKKTDYSGVRATLGAQFKIDSTLTIGTTIKVPARINASKVQSVASIADEVETAIETNIATKTDDYYMPLELGFGVSKRFKNNLNMTLDYEKSFWKNTKQSDLYGEFVNQDRFALGFTYSAKKNVRRYWDRVGYAAGVNFDNGYLEVDRQRVNSASVSIGLNLPIENTFSSLNISYSYGQKGRIANDLIKENYHKISLNLSLDGIWFVKRKFE; encoded by the coding sequence TTGCCACAACATATCAAAGCAGACAATCGTACAGAAAATCGAAATAATTTTCAATTTTCTCATTTAGCTTTTGCTTTTCCTGTTACTAAAAATTCTGGTTTTAGTTTGGCGCTTCGTCCATATTCTAGCTCGGTATTTAAAATCTCAAATTTAGAACTCCCAATTGCAGACAGTCAGGAATCTTATTACGTGACAGCACAAGGATCTGGAGGTTTAAACAATCTGGATTTTTCATACGGATATAGATTTGGAAAAAAATTGACAGTAGGAGTAACTGGAACGGTGCTTTTTGGAAATACAATTGATGATCGTGCTTTTCTTATTTCGAATGCAGTTACCACGATACATAAAAAAACAGATTATAGCGGAGTTCGGGCAACATTAGGAGCTCAATTTAAAATAGATTCGACCCTTACAATAGGAACAACAATTAAAGTTCCAGCAAGAATAAATGCATCAAAAGTGCAGTCGGTTGCAAGTATTGCAGATGAAGTAGAAACTGCTATAGAAACGAATATAGCCACAAAGACCGACGATTATTATATGCCTTTAGAATTGGGCTTTGGAGTTAGTAAGCGATTTAAGAATAATTTGAATATGACTTTAGATTATGAGAAGAGTTTTTGGAAAAATACAAAACAGTCTGATCTGTATGGCGAATTTGTAAATCAGGATCGTTTTGCGCTTGGATTTACTTATAGCGCCAAAAAGAATGTTAGAAGATACTGGGATCGAGTAGGGTATGCTGCTGGTGTAAATTTTGACAACGGTTACCTCGAAGTCGACAGACAGCGTGTTAATAGCGCATCTGTTTCTATTGGACTAAACCTACCAATTGAAAATACATTTTCGTCACTCAATATTTCTTATTCTTACGGGCAGAAAGGTAGAATCGCGAATGATTTGATAAAAGAAAATTACCATAAAATATCACTCAATTTATCGTTGGACGGAATTTGGTTCGTCAAGCGAAAGTTTGAATAA
- a CDS encoding DUF4270 family protein, whose protein sequence is MQKFILILLFVLTLFSCGTDTDTGEFTVGSDYLALSNKVIMIDTVTVEMSTINFDSLVTSNKSRILIGNYDDPIFGKVKSDSYFQLSGASYALNNTGSDTEAVNYVFDSISMILKYDKYYYGDTTKVQTFDIHRLLQKVKPNTDDSNFYNNSALSYSTESLGKISFIPRPKQKDSINIKMDKEFGEALFQKIKKREITDFDSFTEYLKGLVLVPETSNSSNIIGFSAGSSKMRLYYSKYMADTDEESYILDYTILDKTKQFNSISLDKTGTLLAESSRLE, encoded by the coding sequence ATGCAGAAGTTTATATTGATACTACTTTTTGTACTGACCTTATTTTCATGTGGTACAGATACAGACACTGGAGAATTTACGGTTGGGTCAGATTATTTGGCTTTGAGTAATAAAGTAATCATGATAGATACTGTGACCGTAGAAATGTCAACCATTAATTTTGACTCGCTGGTAACTTCGAATAAAAGTAGAATCTTGATCGGGAATTATGATGATCCTATTTTTGGAAAAGTAAAGTCGGACAGCTATTTTCAGCTTTCAGGAGCTTCCTACGCATTGAATAATACAGGTTCAGATACTGAAGCGGTTAATTACGTTTTCGATTCGATTTCGATGATTCTTAAATATGATAAGTATTATTACGGAGATACTACAAAGGTTCAAACATTTGACATTCATCGTTTGCTTCAAAAAGTTAAGCCTAATACAGACGATAGTAATTTCTATAACAATTCTGCTTTAAGTTATAGCACTGAAAGCTTGGGAAAAATATCTTTTATACCAAGACCAAAACAAAAGGACTCTATTAATATTAAAATGGATAAAGAATTTGGAGAAGCTCTTTTTCAGAAAATTAAAAAAAGAGAAATTACAGATTTTGACAGTTTTACAGAATACTTAAAAGGTCTTGTTTTGGTTCCAGAAACATCCAATTCTTCCAATATAATAGGATTTAGCGCTGGAAGTAGCAAAATGCGATTGTATTATTCAAAATATATGGCAGATACAGATGAGGAGTCGTATATTCTGGATTATACCATTTTAGACAAAACAAAACAGTTTAATTCTATTTCTTTAGATAAAACAGGAACGTTGCTCGCAGAATCTTCCCGTCTCGAGTAG
- a CDS encoding DUF6268 family outer membrane beta-barrel protein translates to MEYSNLKVNYEFNPYNFYADQDKFNQVQDKFEYSSEITEKTRWQLSVVPTANFQSKLDFSDVTVLGSLEISQQLSSKFNVIVGAGRTSIFGAPKFTPIVAFDYKMNEKTDFEIGFPDSRISYSNNDRNKFSLTNSFNGNFYHLDEKNVDNNAEKAVLSQMTSALEYERNVAANWFLNFKAGYDFNKKYNLLDSNDHKIYDYNNGNGYVLGIGIKYKQ, encoded by the coding sequence TTGGAATATTCTAATTTGAAGGTGAATTACGAGTTTAATCCCTATAATTTTTATGCGGATCAGGACAAATTCAACCAAGTTCAAGACAAGTTCGAATATTCATCTGAAATAACAGAGAAAACAAGATGGCAACTTTCTGTAGTTCCTACTGCCAATTTTCAGAGCAAACTGGATTTTTCAGATGTTACCGTTTTAGGAAGTTTAGAAATTAGCCAGCAACTGAGCTCAAAATTCAATGTAATAGTTGGAGCTGGGCGAACATCGATTTTTGGAGCGCCAAAGTTTACGCCAATTGTTGCTTTTGATTATAAAATGAACGAGAAAACCGATTTTGAAATTGGATTTCCAGATTCGAGAATTTCTTATTCTAATAATGATCGAAATAAATTTAGTCTGACGAATAGTTTTAATGGAAACTTTTATCATTTAGACGAAAAAAACGTAGACAATAATGCCGAAAAAGCAGTTTTATCGCAAATGACATCGGCTTTGGAATATGAAAGAAATGTTGCTGCCAATTGGTTTTTAAATTTTAAAGCCGGTTACGATTTCAACAAAAAATACAATTTACTAGATAGCAACGACCACAAAATTTACGATTACAATAATGGAAATGGTTACGTTTTAGGAATAGGGATCAAATACAAACAATAA
- a CDS encoding Kelch repeat-containing protein, with product MVGNWIKKSAFDGPARSSATSFVIGDYAYVVGGYTGDVYLKDLWVYNSNGDYWEQKADFGGIGRSSASSFALNEKGYVGLGYDGTNKLKDFYQYDPTANSWSQKTDFAGTARYAAVGFQVGGKAYFGTGYDGNYLKDFYQYDDQANTWTLVNGFSGNKRRNATVFTIADKAYLVTGVNNGVYQEDFWEFDPSTDVWTRKRDIDKDTDDDYSYNDDYAIVRSNASSFSMNGLGYVVGGENIKTVWEYNPSTDLWVERTPMEGATRTDAVGFAINNRGFYMLGRIGSTYFDDAWEFKPLDEQSDDDN from the coding sequence TTGGTAGGAAACTGGATTAAAAAATCAGCCTTTGATGGCCCTGCAAGATCTAGTGCAACAAGTTTCGTTATCGGAGATTATGCTTATGTAGTTGGCGGTTATACTGGCGATGTTTATTTAAAAGATTTATGGGTTTACAACTCAAACGGAGATTATTGGGAACAAAAGGCCGATTTCGGCGGTATAGGAAGAAGTTCTGCTTCTAGTTTTGCTTTAAACGAAAAAGGTTATGTTGGTCTTGGTTATGATGGAACAAATAAACTGAAAGACTTTTACCAATACGATCCTACTGCAAACAGCTGGTCGCAAAAAACAGATTTTGCAGGAACTGCTCGTTACGCCGCTGTAGGTTTTCAGGTTGGTGGTAAAGCGTATTTTGGGACTGGTTATGATGGAAATTACTTAAAAGATTTTTATCAGTACGATGATCAAGCTAATACTTGGACTTTGGTAAATGGTTTTAGCGGAAACAAAAGACGTAATGCAACGGTTTTCACAATTGCAGATAAAGCATATTTAGTAACTGGTGTGAACAATGGTGTTTATCAAGAAGATTTCTGGGAATTTGATCCGTCTACAGATGTATGGACAAGAAAAAGAGATATTGATAAAGACACAGACGATGATTATAGCTACAACGATGATTACGCAATTGTTCGTTCTAATGCATCTAGCTTTTCTATGAATGGATTAGGATATGTTGTGGGTGGTGAAAACATAAAAACAGTTTGGGAATATAATCCGTCAACAGACTTATGGGTAGAAAGAACTCCAATGGAAGGTGCTACAAGAACAGATGCTGTAGGTTTTGCCATCAATAATCGTGGATTCTATATGTTAGGACGAATTGGTTCTACTTATTTTGATGATGCTTGGGAATTTAAGCCATTAGACGAACAAAGTGACGATGACAATTAA
- a CDS encoding DUF4907 domain-containing protein: MTINNKQYFWSKIQKCLIVFAILLFIACAKKESLRTASFKTSSGWGYTIAYKEKVLIKQSVIPVISDTKSFKTEDDALKVADLVKQKLKQNLSPTVTKNELILLKIKL; the protein is encoded by the coding sequence ATGACAATTAATAATAAACAATACTTCTGGAGTAAAATCCAGAAGTGTTTGATAGTTTTTGCCATTCTTCTTTTTATTGCTTGCGCGAAAAAAGAATCTTTGAGAACGGCTTCTTTTAAAACAAGTTCTGGTTGGGGATATACAATTGCCTACAAAGAAAAAGTTTTAATTAAACAGTCGGTTATTCCTGTAATAAGTGATACTAAAAGTTTCAAAACAGAAGATGACGCCTTAAAGGTTGCCGATCTTGTTAAGCAAAAACTCAAACAAAACTTATCGCCAACGGTAACCAAAAATGAACTAATTTTATTAAAAATAAAATTGTAA
- a CDS encoding sensor histidine kinase, whose amino-acid sequence MQIDTIKNTGYNKILFHFAIWVFFILTSLIQFYESPFKISNDFYVQWTTGIVLFYLNYFYLVPNYLLQKKYWLYFTFAFVLIATFMIIRINYFIPEFRHLRPENIMPPSTMPHDPHFFPRGERMHQRIEMRQPLFFKIGPSFFYILIITISAIIRTLTEFYNNQQNKLIAETHRTNTELIYLRKQTNPHFLFNSLNSIYSLAHKKSDLVPDAIVTLSELMRYMLYETDNKTVALEKEVNYIQNYIELQKLRLNNIEDIVINVHGDTKNKYIEPLLLISFVENAFKYGTDYKGAAHVRIKILITDNNLDFWIENTIENYVKDPENSGIGLVNIQSRLDLLYPNAHELTITQDNEYYRVHLNLKLDEIKTAIH is encoded by the coding sequence ATGCAGATAGATACCATTAAAAATACCGGCTACAACAAAATATTATTCCATTTTGCGATATGGGTTTTCTTTATTTTGACTTCGTTAATTCAGTTTTACGAAAGTCCATTTAAGATTAGTAACGACTTTTATGTGCAATGGACAACCGGAATTGTTTTGTTTTATCTGAACTATTTTTATTTGGTTCCAAATTATTTATTGCAAAAAAAATACTGGCTCTACTTTACGTTTGCTTTTGTTTTAATTGCAACATTTATGATCATAAGGATAAATTATTTTATCCCTGAATTTAGGCATTTAAGACCAGAAAATATAATGCCTCCAAGTACAATGCCTCATGATCCGCATTTTTTCCCGCGAGGCGAAAGAATGCATCAGAGAATTGAAATGAGACAGCCTCTTTTCTTTAAAATTGGCCCATCGTTTTTCTATATTCTGATCATTACAATCTCTGCAATTATTAGAACATTAACTGAATTTTATAATAATCAGCAAAATAAACTGATTGCCGAAACACATAGAACAAATACCGAATTAATCTATTTGCGCAAACAAACCAATCCGCATTTTTTATTTAATTCTTTAAACAGTATTTATTCTTTGGCACACAAAAAATCTGATTTGGTCCCTGATGCCATCGTAACCTTATCTGAACTTATGCGCTATATGCTGTATGAAACAGATAACAAAACGGTGGCTTTAGAAAAAGAAGTCAATTATATCCAGAATTATATCGAACTACAAAAGCTGCGATTAAACAATATCGAAGACATCGTAATCAATGTTCATGGCGACACTAAAAATAAATATATTGAGCCTTTATTATTGATTTCTTTTGTTGAAAATGCCTTTAAATATGGAACTGATTACAAAGGCGCGGCTCACGTAAGAATTAAAATTCTAATTACGGATAACAATCTTGATTTCTGGATTGAAAACACCATTGAGAATTATGTAAAAGATCCTGAAAATTCAGGAATTGGATTAGTGAATATCCAAAGCCGTCTTGATCTTCTCTATCCAAACGCACACGAACTAACCATTACTCAGGATAATGAATATTACCGAGTTCATTTGAATTTAAAGTTGGACGAAATTAAAACCGCAATACATTAA